A section of the Rhodobacteraceae bacterium M382 genome encodes:
- a CDS encoding sarcosine oxidase subunit beta family protein, translating to MRFSGWRVFKEGLTGNKGWKPHWRDPQPKAEYDAVIIGGGGHGLATAYYLAKEHGLTNIAVLEKGYLGGGNVGRNTTIVRANYFLPGNSEFYSHSLKLWEGLEQDLNYNAMMSQRGILNLYHNDGQRDGAVRRGNAIVNQGDDAELVSREQLREMVPFLNYDNNRFPIMGALLQRRAGTARHDAVAWGFARGADQRGVDLIQNCEVTGIDIENGKVVGVQTSRGPIRAKKVAMAAAGRSGQVAAMAGMRLPVESHVLQAFVSEGLKPIIDHVITFAEGHLYISQSDKGGLVFGSYLDFYSSYAARGNLPMVEHTMETCVAMVPAVAKARLLRSWGGIMDMTPDGSPIIDKTHIDGLYLNAGWCYGGFKATPASGHCFAHLIATDRPHDAATKFKLDRFETGYDLMDEEGTGAQHNLH from the coding sequence ATGCGGTTTTCAGGCTGGCGTGTTTTCAAAGAAGGGCTGACCGGCAACAAGGGGTGGAAACCCCATTGGCGTGATCCGCAGCCCAAGGCGGAATATGACGCAGTGATCATCGGTGGCGGTGGCCATGGTTTGGCCACGGCATATTATCTGGCCAAGGAACACGGGCTGACCAACATCGCGGTCCTGGAAAAAGGGTATCTGGGGGGCGGTAACGTCGGGCGCAACACCACGATTGTGCGGGCCAACTACTTTTTGCCGGGCAATTCCGAATTCTATTCCCATTCCCTGAAACTGTGGGAAGGGCTGGAACAGGACCTGAACTATAACGCGATGATGTCCCAGCGCGGGATTTTGAATCTGTATCACAATGATGGCCAACGTGACGGTGCGGTGCGCCGCGGCAATGCCATCGTCAACCAGGGCGATGATGCTGAACTGGTCAGCCGCGAACAGCTGCGGGAGATGGTGCCGTTCCTGAATTATGACAACAACCGGTTTCCGATCATGGGTGCGCTTTTGCAGCGCCGGGCTGGCACCGCGCGCCATGATGCGGTGGCCTGGGGTTTTGCCCGTGGTGCCGATCAACGTGGGGTGGACCTGATCCAGAACTGCGAAGTCACCGGCATCGACATTGAAAACGGCAAAGTCGTCGGGGTGCAGACCTCACGCGGGCCGATCCGGGCCAAAAAGGTCGCCATGGCTGCGGCGGGTCGATCCGGTCAGGTGGCGGCCATGGCGGGGATGCGCCTGCCTGTTGAAAGCCATGTGTTGCAGGCGTTTGTGTCTGAGGGGCTGAAACCGATCATCGACCATGTGATCACCTTTGCCGAAGGGCATCTTTATATCAGTCAGTCGGACAAGGGCGGGTTGGTGTTCGGGTCGTACCTGGATTTCTACAGCTCCTATGCGGCGCGGGGCAATTTGCCGATGGTCGAGCACACGATGGAGACCTGTGTTGCCATGGTACCGGCCGTGGCCAAGGCGCGTTTGCTGCGCAGTTGGGGTGGGATCATGGACATGACGCCGGACGGCTCACCGATCATCGACAAAACGCATATCGACGGGCTCTACCTGAACGCCGGCTGGTGTTATGGCGGGTTCAAGGCGACCCCGGCGTCTGGCCATTGCTTTGCCCATCTGATCGCCACGGACCGGCCGCATGACGCGGCCACAAAATTCAAGTTGGACCGGTTCGAGACCGGCTATGACCTGATGGATGAGGAGGGGACCGGTGCACAACATAACCTGCATTGA